One Dietzia sp. JS16-p6b genomic window carries:
- a CDS encoding SGNH/GDSL hydrolase family protein: MTDADDPARKIVVNLALVAVGTVGAYRGAYELLAQQARTARRVIPKPTSRPFDGDGLYRPGAVTAEPWRPGMTCDVHMVIFGDSLAAGLGADSPGELPGVLLARGLAEEAGWNVRLSIKAIVGATSKGLAGQVEAMQIAHGDPDISVILIGGNDITARNAIGPSARRVGEAVEALRGGGSHVVVGTCPDLGTIKPVPQPLRSVMATLSRRLAAAQAVQVRRAGGVPVSLAEALAPEFHKRGESLFSPDRFHPNSAGYELAAGLLLPAVCVALGVWDEVPEEQVPHDADEAAESLEAAESAADDAETAAASDALDPDHTQRESVVARLTKRLTDFVRTHEDADDADENTYLHNEDVDGDPESTGDAREAADTLRRRSRILRLARPSRDQSDPGHPTDHT; encoded by the coding sequence ATGACCGACGCAGATGATCCGGCGCGCAAGATCGTCGTCAACCTCGCTCTGGTGGCCGTGGGCACGGTCGGCGCCTACCGGGGCGCGTACGAACTCCTGGCCCAGCAGGCCAGAACCGCCCGGCGGGTGATCCCCAAACCCACCTCCCGCCCCTTCGACGGCGACGGCCTCTATCGCCCCGGGGCCGTCACCGCCGAGCCGTGGCGCCCCGGCATGACGTGCGATGTCCACATGGTGATCTTCGGCGACTCGCTCGCGGCCGGCCTGGGCGCGGATTCCCCCGGCGAGCTGCCCGGCGTCCTCCTCGCCCGCGGCTTGGCGGAGGAGGCGGGGTGGAACGTGCGGTTGAGCATCAAGGCGATCGTCGGTGCCACCTCCAAAGGTCTCGCGGGCCAGGTCGAGGCCATGCAGATCGCACACGGCGATCCCGACATCTCGGTGATCCTCATCGGCGGCAACGACATCACGGCCCGCAACGCGATCGGCCCGTCGGCGCGACGGGTGGGTGAGGCCGTCGAGGCGCTGCGAGGGGGCGGGTCCCACGTGGTGGTGGGCACCTGCCCCGACCTCGGGACCATCAAGCCCGTCCCGCAACCATTGCGATCGGTCATGGCCACCCTCAGCCGGCGCCTGGCCGCGGCTCAGGCGGTCCAGGTCCGCCGGGCGGGCGGGGTGCCGGTCTCGCTGGCCGAGGCGCTGGCCCCGGAGTTTCACAAACGCGGTGAGAGCCTGTTCTCGCCCGACCGCTTCCACCCCAACTCCGCCGGCTACGAACTCGCCGCCGGGCTGCTGCTGCCCGCCGTGTGCGTGGCGCTCGGGGTGTGGGACGAGGTCCCGGAGGAGCAGGTACCCCACGACGCCGACGAGGCCGCCGAGTCGCTGGAGGCCGCGGAGAGCGCCGCCGACGACGCGGAGACCGCCGCCGCGTCGGACGCACTCGACCCGGACCACACACAGCGCGAGTCGGTCGTGGCCAGGCTGACCAAGCGCCTGACCGACTTCGTCCGGACCCACGAGGACGCGGACGACGCCGACGAGAACACGTACCTGCATAATGAGGACGTGGACGGCGACCCAGAGAGCACTGGCGATGCCCGCGAGGCTGCGGACACCCTCCGCCGCCGGAGCCGGATCCTGCGCCTGGCCCGCCCCTCGCGGGACCAGTCGGACCCCGGTCACCCGACCGACCACACATAG
- a CDS encoding acetyl-CoA C-acetyltransferase → MPEAVIVSYARSPIGRANKGSLVGIRSDDLTAQMVKAALDKVPSLDPTQIDDLMLGCGLPGGEQGFNMGRVVSVLAGLDTVPGTTVNRYCSSSLQTTRMALHAIKAGEGDVFISAGVETVTNFAKGTSDHWPDTHNPIFADAEALTGTRAEGGAPTWTDPRENNQLPDVYIPMGQTAENVAQITGITREEQDHWGVRSQNRAVAAVENGHFANEITPVTMPDGTVVSTDDGPRPGTTYEKISQLKPVFRPDGTIAAGNCCPLNDGAAALVIMSDTKAKELGLTPLARVVSTGVSGLSPEIMGLGPVEAVKNALRIAGKSISDIDLFEINEAFAVQVLGSARELGIEEDKLNINGGAIALGHPFGMTGARITASLINNLQAADKQFGVETMCVGGGQGMAMVLERLS, encoded by the coding sequence ATGCCGGAAGCCGTGATCGTCTCGTACGCCCGCTCCCCCATCGGGCGCGCCAACAAGGGGTCCCTCGTGGGCATCCGCTCCGATGACCTCACCGCCCAGATGGTCAAGGCCGCGCTGGACAAGGTGCCGTCGCTCGATCCCACCCAGATCGACGATCTCATGCTGGGCTGTGGCCTGCCGGGCGGTGAGCAGGGCTTCAACATGGGCCGCGTCGTCTCCGTGCTCGCCGGCCTGGACACCGTCCCCGGCACCACGGTCAACCGCTACTGCTCCTCCTCGCTGCAGACCACCCGCATGGCGCTGCACGCGATCAAGGCCGGCGAGGGCGACGTGTTCATCTCCGCCGGTGTCGAGACCGTGACCAACTTCGCCAAGGGCACCTCCGACCACTGGCCGGACACCCACAACCCGATCTTCGCCGACGCCGAGGCCCTGACCGGCACCCGCGCCGAGGGCGGCGCCCCCACGTGGACCGATCCGCGTGAGAACAACCAGTTGCCCGACGTCTACATCCCCATGGGCCAGACGGCGGAGAACGTCGCGCAGATCACCGGCATCACCCGCGAGGAGCAGGACCACTGGGGCGTGCGGTCGCAGAACCGCGCGGTCGCCGCCGTCGAGAACGGCCACTTCGCCAACGAGATCACCCCGGTCACCATGCCCGACGGCACCGTGGTCTCCACCGACGACGGCCCGCGGCCCGGCACCACCTACGAGAAGATCTCGCAGCTCAAGCCGGTGTTCCGCCCCGACGGCACCATCGCCGCCGGCAACTGCTGCCCGCTCAACGACGGCGCCGCCGCACTCGTCATCATGAGCGACACCAAGGCCAAGGAGCTCGGCCTCACCCCGCTCGCGCGCGTGGTGTCCACCGGCGTCTCGGGCCTGTCCCCCGAGATCATGGGCCTGGGCCCGGTCGAGGCCGTCAAGAACGCGCTGCGGATCGCAGGCAAGTCGATCTCCGACATCGACCTGTTCGAGATCAACGAGGCCTTCGCCGTTCAGGTGCTCGGCTCCGCCCGTGAGCTCGGCATCGAGGAGGACAAGCTGAACATCAACGGTGGCGCGATCGCGCTGGGCCACCCGTTCGGCATGACCGGCGCCCGCATCACCGCCTCGCTCATCAACAACCTGCAGGCGGCGGACAAGCAGTTCGGCGTGGAGACCATGTGCGTCGGCGGTGGCCAGGGCATGGCGATGGTGCTCGAGCGCCTCAGCTGA
- a CDS encoding IS30 family transposase — MDRRGAAKAVGISVETALDWDKGVTKRNGQPRSAFVPAGPDVGLYNRLMSVLECVPGRQAVPVEIVPVERVEKVISSRYLSVLEREKIADLRRAGKGIREIARQVGRSPGTVSREIARNSSNEGRYEPHQAHRRSVLRRFRPKVAKIAANPALAAFIQERLSLRHSPEQIAGALRRQFPDDQAIWVCVETIYQALYLQSRGGLKRQVQAALRTGRARRIPRKRPDQRRSRFVDEMVMISDRPAEVEDRAVPGHWEGDLILGAGNASAIGTLVERSTRYVMLVHLPDGHTAEAVRDQLVKVISTLPEHLRGSLTWDQGCEMAGHKSFSIATGCPVYFCDPASPWQRGSNENTNGLLRQYFPKGTDLSVFGPEDLEHVAQELNARPRKTLNFETPAERMRDLLAST, encoded by the coding sequence ATGGATCGTCGTGGGGCGGCCAAGGCGGTGGGGATCAGCGTCGAAACGGCGCTGGACTGGGATAAGGGCGTGACCAAACGCAATGGTCAGCCACGATCGGCGTTTGTCCCCGCCGGCCCGGACGTCGGCCTCTATAACCGTCTGATGAGTGTCTTGGAGTGCGTCCCGGGCCGCCAGGCGGTGCCGGTGGAAATCGTGCCTGTCGAGCGGGTCGAGAAGGTCATCTCGAGCCGTTACCTGTCAGTACTCGAGCGGGAGAAGATCGCCGACCTGCGCCGGGCGGGCAAGGGCATCCGCGAGATCGCCCGCCAGGTAGGCCGCAGTCCCGGTACGGTCTCTCGCGAGATCGCACGTAACAGCAGCAATGAGGGCCGCTACGAGCCACATCAGGCCCACCGGCGCAGCGTGCTGCGACGGTTCCGGCCCAAGGTCGCCAAGATCGCCGCCAACCCGGCTCTGGCGGCGTTCATCCAGGAGCGGTTGTCGCTACGGCACTCGCCCGAGCAGATTGCCGGAGCGTTGCGCCGGCAGTTCCCCGACGATCAGGCTATATGGGTGTGCGTCGAGACGATCTACCAAGCCCTGTACCTGCAATCCCGCGGTGGCCTCAAGCGGCAGGTCCAGGCAGCTCTCCGGACCGGTCGTGCCAGGCGGATCCCTCGCAAGCGCCCTGATCAGCGGCGCAGCAGGTTCGTCGATGAGATGGTGATGATCTCCGACCGGCCCGCCGAGGTCGAGGACCGGGCGGTGCCCGGCCACTGGGAGGGAGATCTAATCCTGGGCGCCGGGAACGCCTCGGCGATCGGCACCCTGGTCGAGCGCAGCACCCGCTACGTCATGCTCGTGCACCTGCCAGATGGCCACACCGCCGAGGCCGTCCGAGACCAGCTCGTCAAGGTCATCTCGACCCTGCCCGAGCACCTGCGCGGATCGCTGACCTGGGACCAGGGCTGCGAGATGGCCGGTCACAAGTCGTTCTCGATCGCCACCGGCTGCCCGGTGTACTTCTGCGACCCGGCCAGCCCCTGGCAGCGGGGATCGAACGAGAACACCAACGGGCTGCTGCGCCAGTACTTCCCCAAGGGAACCGACCTGAGCGTCTTCGGCCCCGAGGATCTCGAGCACGTCGCCCAGGAGCTCAACGCCCGCCCCCGCAAGACCCTCAACTTCGAGACCCCCGCCGAACGGATGCGAGACCTACTAGCCTCAACCTAG
- a CDS encoding Bax inhibitor-1/YccA family protein gives MRSSSNPVFSSLSQDSARGATHLGGAGRATFQQGQYGHQGFGAQAGYGAPQAHPQFEADTRPMTIDDVVTKTAMTLGLLSIVGVIAFYMISVNPGLLFPLLLVGGIGGLVVVLIATFGRKMDSAPITLTYGALEGLFVGAATYLFTADIQGGGVLGAVGAAILGTIGVFVGMLFVYKTGAVRVTPKFTRFLTAAIVGVLFAALGSIVLSFFTGGSNPLYNGGPIAIAFCLLCIGLAAFSFLLDFDNADRLVRAGAPNKMAWGVALGLTVTLVWLYIEILRLMSYFRD, from the coding sequence ATGCGCAGCAGTAGCAATCCGGTCTTCAGCTCTCTGTCCCAGGACAGCGCGCGTGGCGCCACCCACCTCGGTGGCGCGGGCCGTGCCACCTTCCAGCAGGGCCAGTACGGCCACCAGGGCTTCGGTGCCCAGGCCGGGTACGGTGCGCCCCAGGCCCATCCGCAGTTCGAGGCGGACACGCGGCCCATGACGATCGACGACGTCGTCACCAAGACCGCCATGACGCTGGGTCTGCTCAGCATCGTGGGCGTGATCGCGTTCTACATGATCAGCGTCAACCCCGGTCTGCTCTTCCCGTTGCTGCTCGTCGGCGGTATCGGTGGCCTCGTCGTGGTGCTCATCGCCACCTTCGGCCGGAAGATGGACTCCGCTCCGATCACCCTGACCTACGGTGCGCTCGAGGGGTTGTTCGTCGGCGCGGCCACGTACCTGTTCACCGCCGACATCCAGGGCGGTGGCGTCCTCGGTGCGGTCGGCGCCGCGATCCTCGGCACCATCGGTGTGTTCGTGGGCATGCTGTTCGTCTACAAGACCGGCGCCGTTCGCGTGACCCCCAAGTTCACGCGCTTCCTCACTGCCGCCATCGTGGGCGTGCTGTTCGCGGCGCTCGGCAGCATCGTGCTCAGCTTCTTCACCGGCGGCTCGAACCCGCTCTACAACGGTGGCCCGATCGCGATCGCCTTCTGTCTCCTGTGCATCGGCCTCGCCGCGTTCAGCTTCCTGCTCGACTTCGACAACGCCGACCGCCTCGTTCGTGCGGGTGCCCCCAACAAGATGGCGTGGGGCGTCGCGCTCGGCCTGACCGTCACCCTGGTCTGGCTGTACATCGAGATCCTGCGCCTGATGAGCTACTTCCGCGACTGA
- a CDS encoding PadR family transcriptional regulator, with translation MNIDDTYGPGDFGPSATPGRGGHPRRGGRPGRQHGHHRGRRHEHGGGAAPFGPGGPGTPFGPGGPFGPGGPFGPGGPFGPGGAFGAFDDGPGMRRGHQRRRRRGDVRHGVLLLLAEGPQNGYGIIRELAERSGGTWRPSSGAVYPALSLLEDEGLIGPAEDAGPKHYQLTDAGRAEVEQLADRPAPWDDATEEAASRLGGDADLWKAFGEAAMAVRAVVQTGDPAAAEAATRELVALRKRLYGLLAEAGD, from the coding sequence ATGAACATCGACGACACATACGGGCCGGGCGACTTCGGCCCGTCGGCGACACCGGGCCGGGGCGGACATCCCCGGCGAGGCGGCCGCCCCGGCCGTCAGCACGGACACCACAGGGGCCGTCGTCACGAGCACGGTGGCGGCGCGGCGCCGTTCGGCCCGGGAGGGCCCGGCACGCCGTTCGGTCCTGGTGGCCCGTTCGGTCCGGGCGGACCGTTCGGACCCGGTGGTCCCTTCGGCCCGGGAGGGGCCTTCGGCGCGTTCGATGACGGTCCCGGGATGCGGCGCGGGCACCAGCGGCGACGCCGGCGAGGTGATGTCCGGCACGGCGTGCTCCTGCTCCTGGCGGAGGGGCCCCAGAACGGATACGGGATCATCCGCGAACTGGCCGAGCGCAGCGGGGGCACCTGGCGGCCGAGCTCGGGTGCGGTCTACCCGGCACTCTCGCTGTTGGAGGACGAGGGCCTCATCGGTCCCGCCGAGGACGCCGGGCCCAAGCACTACCAGCTCACCGACGCCGGGCGGGCGGAGGTCGAACAGCTCGCGGACCGCCCGGCCCCGTGGGACGACGCCACCGAGGAGGCCGCTTCCCGCCTGGGCGGGGACGCCGACCTCTGGAAGGCCTTCGGCGAGGCCGCCATGGCCGTGCGGGCGGTCGTCCAGACCGGCGACCCGGCCGCCGCAGAGGCGGCCACCCGGGAACTGGTCGCCCTGCGTAAACGCCTCTACGGGCTCCTCGCCGAGGCCGGGGACTGA
- a CDS encoding ABC transporter ATP-binding protein, whose amino-acid sequence MTTPLPMRTTEVPDVSIAGNAAPPLVEASGLRMSYGSTTALDALDLRLAPGRIVGLLGENGCGKTTLLKILAGVLSGYSGSVRIDGHAPGPESKAIVSFLPDTSFLPDSARVTYCLELYADFFSDFRTEKARDLIGFFGLSETARLKEMSKGMREKVQIALAMSRDAKVFLLDEPISGVDPAARQLILDGILRNLSEDSLLLISTHLVHDLEPILDAAVMMRHGRVLLQGDADDLRGQHSASLDQIFRETYR is encoded by the coding sequence ATGACCACACCACTGCCCATGCGCACGACGGAGGTGCCTGACGTGAGCATCGCCGGGAACGCCGCGCCTCCCCTCGTCGAGGCCTCGGGGCTGCGCATGAGTTACGGCTCCACGACCGCGTTGGACGCGCTCGACCTCCGCCTGGCTCCGGGCCGGATCGTGGGACTGCTCGGGGAGAACGGCTGCGGTAAGACGACCCTCCTCAAGATCCTCGCCGGCGTGCTCTCGGGATACTCCGGCAGCGTGCGGATCGACGGCCACGCCCCCGGACCCGAGTCCAAAGCGATCGTCTCCTTCCTGCCCGACACCAGCTTCCTCCCCGATTCCGCACGGGTGACCTACTGCCTGGAGCTCTACGCCGACTTCTTCTCCGATTTCCGCACCGAGAAGGCCCGAGACCTGATCGGGTTCTTCGGTCTGAGCGAAACCGCCCGGCTCAAGGAGATGAGCAAGGGCATGCGCGAGAAGGTCCAGATCGCGCTGGCCATGTCCCGTGACGCGAAGGTGTTCCTGCTGGACGAACCCATCTCCGGCGTCGACCCGGCCGCACGTCAGCTCATCCTCGACGGAATCCTCCGCAACCTCTCCGAGGACTCACTGCTCCTGATCTCCACGCACCTGGTGCACGACCTGGAGCCCATCCTCGACGCCGCGGTGATGATGCGCCACGGCCGCGTCCTGCTGCAGGGCGACGCCGACGACCTCCGCGGCCAGCACTCCGCCAGCCTCGATCAGATCTTCAGGGAGACCTACCGATGA
- a CDS encoding GntR family transcriptional regulator gives MQFDTASPIWVQLVEEFSRRIVTGEWAAGARMPGVRELASDLGVNPNTAQRALAELERLELCRSERASGRYVTSDDARIDEVRADLASGAAHEFIRRVRGLGMTQDKARALLDNRWDDHDHTTAHAHDGGA, from the coding sequence ATGCAGTTCGACACCGCCTCTCCGATCTGGGTGCAGCTCGTCGAGGAGTTCTCGCGGCGCATCGTGACCGGGGAGTGGGCGGCGGGCGCGAGGATGCCCGGGGTCCGCGAACTGGCGTCCGACCTGGGCGTCAACCCCAACACCGCACAGCGGGCACTGGCCGAGTTGGAACGGCTCGAGCTGTGCCGATCCGAGAGGGCCAGCGGGCGATACGTCACCTCCGACGACGCCCGCATCGACGAGGTCCGTGCCGACCTCGCCTCCGGCGCCGCCCACGAGTTCATCCGTCGGGTCCGCGGCCTGGGGATGACGCAGGACAAGGCCCGAGCACTACTGGACAACAGATGGGACGACCATGACCACACCACTGCCCATGCGCACGACGGAGGTGCCTGA
- a CDS encoding flavin monoamine oxidase family protein, translating to MDSSVDVVVVGAGIAGLVTARELTRVGHEVMVLEARDRVGGRLLGATLAGGQPIEVGGQWVGPTQHHVLALIRELGLQTFPTHVEGRHIAELGGARAEYTGRIPRFDPVTLADIAQTQWRLDRMAARIPLDDPWNASGADRLDSQTFDTWLRRTARTPRARGFYRLLTEAVFSTGPEDLSALWAAFYIGSAGGLDAMIDTAGGAQQDRVVGGAQTIAIEMARQLGERVVLDSPVTAVEWDVGSVRVRTGHRTVSARHVVVAVPPPLASRIRYSPGLPGDRDQLVQRLPMGRVIKVNVAYPEPFWRADGWSGQANSDTRPLGTVFDNTPHGAAGGGPGVLVGFLEGRHADRCSRMTPADRRAQVLEDLAGYFGPRAREPVDYIERDWAEEEYSRGCYGAFAAPGTLTRFGPHLRRAVGPIHWAGTETATRWAGYMDGAVESGRRVAGEIGVPG from the coding sequence ATGGACTCATCGGTGGACGTGGTGGTCGTGGGGGCGGGGATCGCCGGCCTGGTCACCGCGCGTGAGCTGACCCGGGTGGGCCACGAGGTGATGGTTCTGGAGGCCCGGGACCGTGTGGGCGGCAGGCTACTGGGCGCCACGCTCGCCGGTGGCCAGCCCATCGAGGTCGGGGGGCAGTGGGTCGGCCCCACTCAACACCACGTCCTCGCACTGATCCGCGAACTGGGACTGCAGACCTTCCCCACCCACGTCGAGGGCCGGCACATCGCCGAACTCGGCGGCGCCAGGGCGGAGTACACCGGCCGGATCCCCAGGTTCGACCCGGTCACCCTGGCCGATATCGCCCAGACCCAGTGGCGGCTCGACCGGATGGCCGCCCGCATCCCGCTCGACGACCCGTGGAACGCCTCCGGCGCCGACCGCCTGGACTCGCAGACGTTCGACACCTGGCTCAGACGCACCGCCCGCACCCCGCGGGCCCGCGGGTTCTACCGACTCCTCACCGAGGCTGTGTTCTCGACCGGCCCCGAGGACCTCTCCGCGCTGTGGGCGGCGTTCTACATCGGCTCGGCCGGCGGACTGGACGCGATGATCGACACCGCCGGTGGAGCGCAGCAGGACCGCGTGGTAGGCGGGGCGCAGACGATCGCGATCGAGATGGCGCGGCAACTCGGCGAACGGGTGGTGCTGGACAGCCCGGTCACCGCGGTCGAGTGGGACGTCGGTTCCGTCCGCGTCCGTACCGGCCACCGCACCGTGAGCGCGCGCCACGTGGTCGTCGCCGTTCCTCCGCCGCTCGCGTCGAGGATCCGCTACTCCCCCGGCCTGCCCGGGGACCGCGACCAGCTCGTCCAACGGTTGCCCATGGGACGGGTGATCAAGGTCAACGTCGCCTACCCGGAGCCGTTCTGGCGCGCCGACGGCTGGAGCGGTCAGGCGAACAGCGACACCCGCCCGCTGGGCACGGTCTTCGACAACACCCCCCACGGCGCCGCGGGCGGTGGCCCCGGGGTGCTGGTCGGATTCCTCGAAGGCCGACACGCGGACCGGTGCTCGCGCATGACGCCCGCCGACCGTCGGGCGCAGGTGCTCGAGGATCTCGCCGGATACTTCGGGCCCCGGGCCCGCGAACCCGTCGACTACATCGAGCGCGACTGGGCGGAGGAGGAGTACAGCCGCGGGTGCTACGGCGCGTTCGCCGCGCCCGGGACCCTGACCCGCTTCGGACCCCACCTGCGCCGCGCGGTCGGCCCGATCCACTGGGCGGGCACGGAGACCGCCACCCGCTGGGCCGGGTACATGGACGGGGCTGTCGAGTCGGGCCGTCGGGTGGCCGGGGAGATCGGTGTGCCCGGGTGA
- a CDS encoding AraC family transcriptional regulator, whose translation MQPLIRTASLRGFAPLVSELGGDPEHLLDQYGIAAEALAGDDGLISITAHDQMLDAAAAALECPDFGLRLADRQDISILGPVARAIRPSSTATEALECAARFLFVHSPALTIGVDDDPWNRRGVIALTYRKQLSESPYSPQAIELGLGLFHRMAVQLLGRSPGLRSVELTHGPLSPVDRYLDFFGADIKFDRPVAALCVERRILDASFATADEEIRQAALDHLAGTYSDPARSMAGRVRRAVGERLPGRVPALAEVAASLAIHPRTLQRHLVVEDTTYGRVVDDLRRDRAHRFITTTDLSFTQIADLVGFSEQSTLSHAVRRWFGVSPGELRRRGRVSR comes from the coding sequence GTGCAGCCGCTGATCCGCACCGCCAGCCTTCGCGGCTTCGCCCCGCTCGTGAGCGAACTCGGAGGGGACCCCGAGCACCTGCTCGACCAGTACGGCATCGCGGCCGAGGCCCTCGCCGGCGACGACGGCCTGATCTCGATCACCGCGCACGACCAGATGCTAGACGCCGCCGCTGCCGCGCTCGAGTGCCCGGATTTCGGGCTGCGGCTGGCCGACCGACAGGACATCTCCATCCTCGGTCCCGTGGCCCGGGCGATCCGCCCCAGCTCCACCGCCACCGAGGCGCTCGAGTGCGCGGCGCGTTTCCTGTTCGTCCACAGCCCCGCGCTGACGATCGGCGTCGACGACGACCCGTGGAACCGGCGCGGAGTGATCGCGCTGACCTACCGCAAGCAGCTGTCCGAGTCGCCGTACTCCCCTCAGGCCATCGAGCTGGGGCTCGGCCTGTTCCACCGGATGGCGGTGCAGTTGCTCGGGCGCAGTCCCGGTCTCCGATCCGTCGAGCTGACCCACGGGCCGCTCTCGCCCGTGGACCGCTACCTGGACTTCTTCGGTGCCGACATCAAGTTCGACCGCCCCGTGGCCGCGCTGTGCGTCGAGCGCAGGATCCTGGACGCCTCGTTCGCCACCGCCGACGAGGAGATCCGACAGGCCGCCCTCGACCACCTGGCGGGCACCTACTCCGACCCCGCCCGCTCGATGGCGGGTCGGGTCCGCCGGGCTGTGGGCGAGCGCCTTCCCGGGCGGGTCCCGGCACTCGCCGAGGTGGCGGCGTCGCTCGCGATCCACCCGCGAACCCTGCAGCGCCACCTCGTCGTGGAGGACACCACCTACGGCCGGGTCGTCGACGACCTGCGGCGGGACCGGGCACACCGGTTCATCACGACCACCGACCTGTCCTTCACGCAGATCGCCGACCTGGTCGGGTTCTCCGAACAGTCCACGCTCAGCCACGCCGTGCGGCGGTGGTTCGGCGTCTCCCCCGGCGAGCTCCGACGCCGGGGGAGAGTGTCGCGCTGA
- a CDS encoding SDR family oxidoreductase, translated as MTTTRPRSALVTGAGRGVGREIAEMLAGRGYRVMVTDVDADTAAAAAADLGANASWAAVDVRDHRQIEMARDALVEQTGGLDVWVNNAGVLLTGPAWEQSEEQRRLLIEVNTLGAINGTVAAIDAMRGRGHGCGAGHGGGHTGGHRGGGHIITIASLAGISAVPGEAVYAASKHAVMGFSTSTAIDLRLAGIHDIAISCICPDGIWTPMLHDKLTDPQAALSFSGSLLTPGDVVRAVGAVLDSPRPVTSVPAWRGGLAHLGATFPRLAVAGLPLMAALGRQAQRRLLENPEGQDPAPNRAAR; from the coding sequence GTGACGACGACGAGGCCGCGCAGCGCGCTCGTGACCGGTGCCGGTCGCGGGGTGGGCAGGGAGATCGCCGAGATGCTCGCCGGACGCGGATACCGGGTGATGGTCACCGACGTCGACGCCGACACCGCCGCCGCGGCCGCCGCCGACCTCGGGGCGAACGCCAGCTGGGCGGCCGTCGATGTCCGCGATCACCGGCAGATCGAGATGGCTCGGGATGCGCTCGTCGAGCAGACGGGGGGCCTGGACGTGTGGGTCAACAACGCCGGCGTGCTCCTCACGGGCCCGGCGTGGGAGCAGAGCGAGGAGCAACGGCGACTGCTCATCGAGGTCAACACCCTCGGGGCGATCAACGGCACCGTCGCCGCGATCGACGCGATGCGCGGCCGGGGCCATGGTTGTGGCGCCGGCCACGGTGGCGGACACACGGGCGGTCACCGCGGCGGCGGGCACATCATCACCATCGCCTCTCTCGCCGGGATCTCCGCCGTGCCGGGTGAGGCCGTCTACGCCGCCTCCAAGCACGCCGTGATGGGGTTCAGCACCAGCACGGCCATCGACCTGCGGCTGGCGGGGATCCACGACATCGCGATCTCCTGCATCTGCCCTGACGGGATCTGGACCCCGATGCTCCACGACAAGCTGACCGACCCGCAGGCCGCCCTGTCGTTCTCCGGATCACTGCTCACGCCCGGCGACGTGGTGCGCGCCGTCGGCGCGGTGCTGGACTCCCCCCGCCCGGTGACGTCCGTGCCGGCGTGGCGCGGAGGTCTCGCGCACCTGGGCGCGACCTTTCCGCGGCTGGCAGTGGCGGGCCTACCCCTCATGGCGGCCCTGGGGCGCCAGGCGCAGCGCCGACTCCTGGAGAACCCAGAGGGTCAGGACCCCGCGCCGAACCGGGCTGCGAGGTAG